ACGTAGCTGAGTGCACGAACGTCGTGACAGGAAAACCTGGTAATTTCCCCCTTGCTCAGATCTCTAACAAAATGGGGAGGGTTGCAGGTGCCACAGTGGCCGGTGCTGTAACGGAATTTCCCGGATCTCTGGGTACAACCCTTCTCAAGATTCTGGATTATGAAATTGGATATACCGGACTTAATGAAAAGCAGGCATCCATGGACGGAATCGCCTGGTCCTCGACCTATATTAAAGCCCCCAGCAGAGCCAGATATTACCCGGGAGGCAGTGAAGTCCTAATGAAGATTGTCTATGAGAAAGGATCAGACAGGATTATCGGGGCACAGGTGATCTCTAAGGACGGTGGAGCGTGGAGATTGAATGTTCTTGCAACTGCCATACAGGCCAGATTCACCCTAGACGACCTATTTTTTGATGACATAGGCTATTCACCTCCATTTGACCCTGTCTGGGACCCTATCATAGTTGCAGCCAGCGTTGCAAAACGAATTTAATGGCTGGCTATATGAAGCAATCATGTCGAAATTGAAGCTGGATAATATAAAAAATAGTTAAATAGCCCGTACATTTATTGTGTCGTGGAAAACAGGTATGCCAGCGTCTACAGAAAGCAACATTACGGCCTGGTAGGTAAACATTCAGCAGTCAAGGTATGTCACTGGACCAAGAAAGAGCTGTCGGGCGAAGAGGGATGCTACAAGGGAACATTCTACGGCATAAAATCTCACCAATGTGTCCAGATGACTCCAGCATTAAATTCCTGCACGGAGAACTGTACGTTTTGCTGGAGGTTCCAGGGATTTGACAGCATGCACATTTCGGACGAGGATGATCCTGAGTTTATACTGGACGAAAGTATCAAAGCCCACATAAGACTCATTTCAGGCTTCAAGGGAAATTCAAAGGTTACAAAGGAGAAATGGGAGGAAGCCGTGAATCCTAAGCACATTGCCATTTCACTTACTGGAGAACCAACGCTATATTCGAGGCTTGGTGAGTTTATTGCGATCGCCAAGAAGCGCGGCATGACAACATTCCTCGTGACCAACGGAACCTTGCCCATGGTTCTTGAAAAACTGGACCCGCTTCCAACCCAGCTATATGTCACAGTCGCTGGCCCAACCAGAGAAGTCTTTAACGATGTGCTCAACCCCGCTATTGGAAATGCATGGGAAAATTTTAACCGGACACTCGATCTCCTGCCTTCACTTGATACCAGGATAGTCATAAGGCACACGCTGGTCAAGGACGTCAACATGCCATACTTGGATGAATATGCCGCTATGGATAAAAGAGCAGATCCGGACTTCATTGAGTGCAAGGGATATGTGCATGTGGGGCAGTCGCTGGCAAAGCTCACAATGGACAATATGCCATCTCATGACATGATACTTGACTTCTCAAAGTCTCTGGCTGATAAAGTAGGATACAAGTTCACTTCTGATCGCAGGGACAGCAGGGTTGCCCTCATAAGCAAGGACCCGCTGACGGCAAAGATAAATTTTGATGAGATATTCAACCCTACATTGGATGGGGAGAAAACAGTTGTCTTGGCATGATTATTTCAGAGCTTGGTGATAAGTGAGGTTGTTTCCCCAGCCGCTTTTTCTATGTCCTTGTACTTTACCCTCATTTCCTCTCTATACTCTTCTGATCCGGAAGTTCTCGCGTTGAGAAGGTTTAAGAGGTGTTCAAGTTCAGATTCAAGGACGCTGCTCAGAATCCTGAGCCTCGGTATCTTATCCTCCGATATCTCATCTCTCTTGTCGGCCACAAAACAGTCAAAATGCACTGCACCTTTTGCCGTGAATGTGAATTTTTCGCCAGTAACTACAGGTTTGCTGCAGGAGTAACATTTGAATTCCGCCATGGTTCCTTATTGCGAACTTGTATTAAATCAGTATCGTTATAATTCACTTCAACACCATTTTTCTCCATAACAAAATTATACGCTCTCGTTATTGTGATAGCGATTATAATGGATTTTAGTTTCAATGAAGATCAGGAAAACCTAAGATGGTCCGTGAGGGAGTTTGCATCAAGAGAGATCGCACCAAGGATCAAGGGGATGATCAAGGAAAGGAGAATACCAGATGAAGTGTTCAAAGGCCTTGCCAGGATGAATTTACTTGGCATGACTGCATCAGAGGAGTATGGTGGGCTTGGAGCTGACGCCATGACCACCGGAATAGCGGCAGAGGAAATAGCGAGAGCTGATCCCACAATGTCAATACCTGTAATGTTTCTCGTTGATAATGCTTGGGCAAACCTCATAAATAAATATGGAACCGATGAACTCAAATCTGAGCTGCTGCCAAAAGTTGCCCAGGGCAAGGAAATAGTCGGGATTGCTTCCACCGAGCCGAATTATGGATCCGATATAGGATCGATGAAGACAGTTGCCAGGAAGGACGGAAACGAATACGTTCTTGAAGGAGAAAAATCTTTCATATCCCTGGTCAGGGACATCAAGGAGAGGGGTGGAGGATACGTCACGGTCGCCAAAACAGATCCAGGGAAGGGGACCGGAGGAGTCTCACTGTTTTTCCTTCCTTATAGTGAAAATCTAGAAATTTCTTATCTGGAGGAAATGGGCAGGGAAGGATCCTCGTGGGGTACCTTCAGGTTTTCTGGCATCAGACTCCCGCCAAAATACCTCCTTGGGAAGGAGAATGGTGGATTCAAGATTGTTCACGAGGGTTTTGAGTTTGCGAGGGGGCTCATAGCGGTGATAAGCGCTGGAGCAGCCTTGAAATCGATTGACAATGGCGTGGAATACATGAAGACCAGAGAGGCGTTCGGCAGCGAGATTGCGAGGTTCCAGGGACTTCAGTTCCAGGTCGCAGATGATGTTGCAAAGATGGATGCTGCCCTTACAATGGGATACAGGGCCCTATGGACATATGACCAGGAACAGAAATTCGGGAAATTCAGCAGGTTCCAGGTTAGCCGTCAGATCGCTGTGGCAAAACTTATCTCAACCACATGGGCATTTGATGCCATAAGTGATGCCCTTCAGTGGCAGGGGGCGTATGGATACTCTAAGGACTGCCCTGAGGAGTGGGCACTCAGGGGAGTAAGGTCATTCCAGCTGGCTGAAGGATCCAGAGAAATCATGAAGATGATAATTGCCAGGGAAACAATAGGAAAGGAATATCTGAGGTAACCCTAATTTTCTCTTGATCTCTCATCCTTCAATCTTCCGCCAATTTTCATGGGGTTAAGGCCTTTGGCAAAGAGGATCAGGTCCTTTAGGGAGATCTCTCTCATCATGACGGCTACCCCGGTAAAAAGCGCAATTCCCGCGATGGAGGCGGGGAGCAGTATTAGTATGTCCTTTACGCTTGTGATCATTTCCACTGTGACCAGAAAAGCAACCTCTATCGCTGCTGGAATAAGGTGTTTTACGAGATGAACATTGAACCCAGCGCCATGAGATCTGTACAGCAAGGTCTGAAGGATCACATAATTCGCCAAGGTTACGATCAGTGAACTCACTGCCGCACCGTTTACACCTAGGGAGAATATTCTCGTTCCAAACAGAATTGGCGGAACCAAGATAAAGTTCAGGACAATGTTAGCCGAAACCGATGCCAGAGAAAGAATGCCGAGGGTGGGGGTCTTGCCCCTGGCCACAAGCGCTGAGGAGTATGGGGCAAGCGTTACGGAGAAGTAGGTATTCACGGCAAGGATGGCAAGGATGGCTGAATACCGGATATAGGAAGCGCTGAATAGATTCACTATATCTACCGAGTAAACGATGAACAGGACAACAAATGGGAGAGTAAATATGGAGATGAACCGTTCATATTCCTTCACAGATGAGGAAAAATTCTCTCTCGACCCACGTGAATGTATTCTGGAAAGCATCGGGAGAAAGAATACTGTCACTGTTCCCGATAGAGTGCTTATCAGCGCCACGATCTTCTGGTCAGCGTAGAAAGCTCCAGTGGCAGTCGCCTGCCAGAAGAACTGTATGATAACTTTGTCGATGTTTCCATTCACTGTGCCGATCACGGCAGAAAAAGCCAACGGAAGCGCTAATATACCGTATCTCCTGAGCGCTGAGAAACTCGGTCTGCCTATTCTCCACGGACGTCCCAGATAGAAAGAGAGCAGGAAGTAGATGGAATAAGTGAAGCTATACGTGAGAGAGAGTTCGATGGCACCGTTTATGGACTCATGCCCGGGAAGATTGAAGTAAAATGCGAGCCCAAGAAAAATGAAGATGGAGTTCCTCAGAACCGCTTCAATCATTGAAGGTAAGGCTATCCTGCTCGCGGAGAGTTTCGCCTGGTAGAATGAGTTCGTGAACCCCACCAAACTGTTGAAAAAATAGTAGGGTACTAGAGCAATTATGGCCCAGTATTCAACTGGACTCTCAAAACCCCTGTGCAGAATATCTGTCCAGACAAACAGAACGGAGAGCGTGAGAACTACAAACAGAATGCCAAGGGATAATTTTATCGCAAGAAATGTTCCGGTGTTTTCAGCTACATTTTCTCCCTCTGATTGCAGTTTCGTATTGGCCGTGGTAAAACCAAGATCCATTATGAGCGAGGTGGTGCCAGCAAAGCCCATGGCAAAGGCAAGGAATCCATAGTCCTGAACACCAATAAACCGGGTTATGAAAAACAGTCCCACGTACCCGAATATAGCCCCTATGAAATTCTGGAACACCAAGACTGCCGATCTCTGACTGAACAACTGGAGGTCATTGTAAACTGGAAAAATAAATATTGCCCCGAAATCCTCCGGGATGTAACTAGTTCAAGGTGTTGTTACTTTGAATGGTTTACCTGCTTTAAATATATAATTCAGTTTATGCTGTCACATTAGAGAAGGGAAAACATCTTAATTCAGGGTCTCATCTCATGCCACCATGCCTTGGGTTGAGAAGTACCGCCCCAGATCGCTCAATGATCTTATAGTGAGCGATGAAATCCTTTCGCAATTAAGCAAGTGGGTAGACTCCTGGAAGGACGGGGTACCGACAAAGCCAGCCCTGATACTCCATGGCAAACCTGGTATGGGAAAAACATCCTGCGCGTATGCCATAGCTGAGCATTCCGGCTGGAAGGTCGTTGAAATGAATGCTTCAGAACAGAGAAACAGGGATAGCGTGAGGAGGGTTGCACTTATGGCATCCCTTTATTCGGATATTACAGGGTTTGAAACCGGGACTGAAAAAAGGAAACTCATCCTTGTGGACGAGGCAGATAATATGTTCGAATCGCGATCTTCTTCGAC
The genomic region above belongs to Thermoplasmataceae archaeon and contains:
- a CDS encoding DUF2175 family protein, which codes for MAEFKCYSCSKPVVTGEKFTFTAKGAVHFDCFVADKRDEISEDKIPRLRILSSVLESELEHLLNLLNARTSGSEEYREEMRVKYKDIEKAAGETTSLITKL
- a CDS encoding oligosaccharide flippase family protein; its protein translation is MFSQRSAVLVFQNFIGAIFGYVGLFFITRFIGVQDYGFLAFAMGFAGTTSLIMDLGFTTANTKLQSEGENVAENTGTFLAIKLSLGILFVVLTLSVLFVWTDILHRGFESPVEYWAIIALVPYYFFNSLVGFTNSFYQAKLSASRIALPSMIEAVLRNSIFIFLGLAFYFNLPGHESINGAIELSLTYSFTYSIYFLLSFYLGRPWRIGRPSFSALRRYGILALPLAFSAVIGTVNGNIDKVIIQFFWQATATGAFYADQKIVALISTLSGTVTVFFLPMLSRIHSRGSRENFSSSVKEYERFISIFTLPFVVLFIVYSVDIVNLFSASYIRYSAILAILAVNTYFSVTLAPYSSALVARGKTPTLGILSLASVSANIVLNFILVPPILFGTRIFSLGVNGAAVSSLIVTLANYVILQTLLYRSHGAGFNVHLVKHLIPAAIEVAFLVTVEMITSVKDILILLPASIAGIALFTGVAVMMREISLKDLILFAKGLNPMKIGGRLKDERSREN
- a CDS encoding acyl-CoA dehydrogenase family protein; amino-acid sequence: MDFSFNEDQENLRWSVREFASREIAPRIKGMIKERRIPDEVFKGLARMNLLGMTASEEYGGLGADAMTTGIAAEEIARADPTMSIPVMFLVDNAWANLINKYGTDELKSELLPKVAQGKEIVGIASTEPNYGSDIGSMKTVARKDGNEYVLEGEKSFISLVRDIKERGGGYVTVAKTDPGKGTGGVSLFFLPYSENLEISYLEEMGREGSSWGTFRFSGIRLPPKYLLGKENGGFKIVHEGFEFARGLIAVISAGAALKSIDNGVEYMKTREAFGSEIARFQGLQFQVADDVAKMDAALTMGYRALWTYDQEQKFGKFSRFQVSRQIAVAKLISTTWAFDAISDALQWQGAYGYSKDCPEEWALRGVRSFQLAEGSREIMKMIIARETIGKEYLR
- the twy1 gene encoding 4-demethylwyosine synthase TYW1, which encodes MENRYASVYRKQHYGLVGKHSAVKVCHWTKKELSGEEGCYKGTFYGIKSHQCVQMTPALNSCTENCTFCWRFQGFDSMHISDEDDPEFILDESIKAHIRLISGFKGNSKVTKEKWEEAVNPKHIAISLTGEPTLYSRLGEFIAIAKKRGMTTFLVTNGTLPMVLEKLDPLPTQLYVTVAGPTREVFNDVLNPAIGNAWENFNRTLDLLPSLDTRIVIRHTLVKDVNMPYLDEYAAMDKRADPDFIECKGYVHVGQSLAKLTMDNMPSHDMILDFSKSLADKVGYKFTSDRRDSRVALISKDPLTAKINFDEIFNPTLDGEKTVVLA